The following are encoded in a window of Actinomycetota bacterium genomic DNA:
- a CDS encoding zinc-binding dehydrogenase, whose protein sequence is MLAALAASSSAGDPLSGLRLGDHPNPDPPPGWVTVRVLSASLNHHDLWTLRGVGVDPGRLPVVLGCDAAGLGPDGAPVVVHAVIATPAPGGSPDETLAPDFSLLSERHDGTLAQWVAVPARNLLPKPEGLSFDEAACLPTCYLTAYRALFVKAGLRPGDRVLIQGAGGGVATAAIVLGRAAGLTVWVTSPTPERAGRAVQIGAHHSFESGARLPDRVHAVLDSVGEATWEHSLKALLPGGTLVSIGATSGPDPPADLRRIFYRQLRVVGSTMGSSGELAALLSFLAATGVRPVIDSVLPLAEAHTGLARLLAGDVFGKIVMRVAEPPPA, encoded by the coding sequence ATGCTCGCCGCCCTCGCCGCCTCCTCCAGCGCCGGCGACCCGCTGTCCGGCCTCCGGCTCGGGGACCATCCCAACCCGGACCCGCCGCCCGGCTGGGTCACGGTGCGGGTGCTGTCCGCCTCCCTCAACCACCACGACCTCTGGACCCTGCGGGGGGTGGGCGTCGACCCCGGCCGGCTCCCCGTCGTGCTGGGGTGCGACGCCGCCGGGCTCGGGCCCGACGGGGCACCCGTGGTGGTGCACGCGGTGATCGCCACCCCGGCGCCCGGCGGCTCCCCGGACGAGACACTCGCCCCCGACTTCTCCCTGCTGTCCGAGCGCCACGATGGCACCCTGGCCCAGTGGGTGGCCGTCCCGGCCCGCAACCTGCTGCCCAAGCCTGAGGGCCTGAGCTTCGACGAGGCCGCCTGCCTGCCCACCTGCTACCTCACCGCCTACCGGGCGCTGTTCGTGAAGGCGGGGCTGCGCCCCGGCGACCGGGTCCTGATCCAGGGGGCGGGGGGCGGCGTGGCCACCGCCGCCATCGTGCTCGGCCGGGCCGCCGGGCTCACCGTGTGGGTCACCAGCCCCACGCCCGAGCGGGCCGGGCGGGCCGTGCAGATCGGTGCCCACCACTCCTTCGAGAGCGGCGCCCGGCTGCCCGACCGGGTGCACGCCGTGCTGGATTCGGTCGGCGAAGCGACGTGGGAGCACTCGCTAAAGGCGCTCCTGCCCGGTGGCACGCTGGTGTCCATCGGTGCCACCAGTGGCCCGGACCCGCCCGCCGACCTCCGGCGGATCTTCTACCGCCAGCTGCGGGTGGTCGGCTCCACAATGGGCTCGTCGGGCGAGCTGGCGGCCCTGCTCTCCTTCCTGGCGGCCACCGGCGTCCGGCCGGTCATCGACTCGGTCCTGCCGCTGGCCGAAGCCCACACCGGCCTCGCCCGGCTACTGGCCGGTGACGTCTTCGGGAAGATCGTCATGCGGGTGGCCGAGCCGCCTCCGGCCTGA
- a CDS encoding NADH-ubiquinone oxidoreductase-F iron-sulfur binding region domain-containing protein: MADAPQATATAAPHLGEPYPEQVTPYVICNRVLPERPIESLDEYISLGGGDALEIALAVPQAEIIDMVRRSGLRGRGGAGFPTGVKWGSMRADPATTKYLCCNGAEGEPATWKDRLLMARNPYQIFEGVAIGAYATGASAAFVALKRRFHPQVKAMERALKEMKEADMLGSVPIELRLGPDEYLFGEERGLLEVIENRDPMPRILPTYMQGILADPEHPYPALVNNVETFSNIPGILRNGPEWFRSLGTDRSPGTMIFTMVGDLVRPGVYELPLGISTHDLLYDVCGGPLPGREFKALVPGVSNPVLVPSFFDTPMDYDSIAAVGSGLGSGSWMVYDDTACMMKAAVLFSNFLHVESCGQCVPCKTQSLLITERLRALEAGTGTQGLVREALAACNRVTDGNRCYVPQAESVVVQSILRIFVGEVEAHIEYGGCPFTRELQIPKLVDFNEATGEFTFDDHYSHKRSDWTYDDQPIIP, translated from the coding sequence GTGGCCGATGCACCGCAAGCGACAGCAACCGCCGCACCGCATCTCGGCGAGCCCTACCCGGAGCAGGTCACACCCTATGTCATCTGCAACCGGGTCCTGCCGGAGCGGCCGATCGAGTCGCTGGACGAGTACATCTCCCTGGGTGGCGGCGACGCCCTGGAGATCGCGCTGGCGGTGCCGCAGGCGGAGATCATCGACATGGTGCGCCGCTCCGGGCTCCGGGGCCGGGGCGGTGCCGGGTTCCCCACCGGGGTCAAGTGGGGGTCGATGCGGGCGGACCCCGCCACCACCAAGTACCTGTGCTGCAACGGCGCCGAGGGCGAGCCGGCCACCTGGAAGGACCGCCTCCTCATGGCCCGCAACCCGTACCAGATCTTCGAGGGCGTGGCCATCGGTGCCTATGCCACCGGGGCCAGCGCCGCCTTCGTCGCCCTGAAGCGCCGGTTCCACCCGCAGGTCAAAGCCATGGAGCGGGCCCTGAAGGAGATGAAGGAAGCCGACATGCTGGGCTCGGTGCCCATCGAGCTGCGCCTCGGACCGGACGAGTACCTCTTCGGTGAGGAGCGGGGCCTGCTGGAGGTCATCGAGAACCGCGACCCGATGCCCCGCATCCTGCCCACGTACATGCAGGGCATCCTGGCCGACCCCGAGCACCCCTACCCGGCGCTGGTCAACAACGTCGAGACCTTCTCCAACATCCCCGGCATCCTGCGCAACGGCCCGGAGTGGTTCCGCTCGCTGGGCACCGACCGCTCGCCCGGCACCATGATCTTCACCATGGTGGGCGACCTCGTGCGCCCGGGCGTGTACGAACTGCCGCTCGGCATCTCCACTCACGACCTGCTCTACGACGTGTGCGGCGGCCCCCTGCCCGGCCGGGAGTTCAAGGCCCTGGTGCCCGGCGTCTCCAACCCGGTGCTCGTGCCCTCGTTCTTCGACACCCCGATGGACTACGACTCGATCGCCGCCGTCGGCTCCGGCCTGGGTTCGGGGAGCTGGATGGTCTACGACGACACCGCCTGCATGATGAAGGCGGCGGTGCTGTTCTCCAACTTCCTGCACGTCGAGTCCTGCGGCCAGTGTGTGCCCTGCAAGACCCAGTCCCTCCTGATCACCGAGCGGCTGCGGGCCCTCGAGGCCGGCACCGGGACCCAGGGCCTCGTGCGGGAGGCGCTGGCGGCGTGCAACCGGGTGACCGACGGCAACCGCTGCTACGTGCCTCAGGCCGAGTCGGTGGTGGTGCAAAGCATTCTGCGCATCTTCGTCGGGGAGGTCGAGGCCCACATCGAGTACGGGGGCTGCCCGTTCACCCGGGAGCTCCAGATCCCGAAGCTGGTGGACTTCAACGAGGCAACCGGCGAGTTCACCTTCGACGACCACTACTCGCACAAGCGCTCCGACTGGACCTACGACGACCAGCCGATCATCCCGTAG
- a CDS encoding alpha/beta hydrolase, translating to MPTPERLQHIARRTTVGLVAGAGAGALGFLGAAWYFSSELLDPARAGDPYGLKVLALDPYCVTLPATEATTEAGAATLQWLGGYGQLGPVVAETSLGARRALTARCGVELTVGTRTRIKRHAVEGTPATAYGLTYEEVEVPGVLGPMAAWLVPAGSDGEPDGPPLWTVAVHGRGHGRVAMLRMLPELHAAGATTLITTYRNDVGAPASPDGLYHLGDTEWEDLEAAVRYARRHGAERVVLVADSMGGAIAFQFLRRSSLAGLIAGLVLDSPVLDWHETLVLAAAQRHLPPALTVAAKRLARLRVGVDWDLFDQVRLADHLGVPALLIHGEADATVPVGPSDRLAAARSDLVTYVRTAGDHLDSWVVDRARCAAALSAFLASPALAGSRRAGDRREPGEGVVLPEVPQGPEEAPDFD from the coding sequence ATGCCGACGCCCGAGCGCCTCCAGCACATCGCCCGCCGGACCACCGTTGGCCTCGTCGCCGGGGCGGGGGCGGGCGCCCTCGGATTCCTCGGGGCCGCCTGGTACTTCTCCAGCGAGCTTCTCGACCCGGCCCGGGCAGGCGACCCCTACGGGCTGAAGGTCCTGGCCCTCGACCCGTACTGCGTCACGCTGCCCGCCACCGAGGCGACCACGGAGGCCGGGGCGGCCACGCTGCAATGGCTGGGTGGCTACGGCCAACTCGGGCCGGTGGTGGCAGAGACCTCGCTGGGCGCCCGCCGGGCGCTCACCGCCCGCTGCGGGGTCGAGCTCACCGTGGGTACCCGGACCCGCATCAAACGCCATGCCGTGGAGGGCACCCCGGCCACCGCCTACGGGCTCACCTACGAGGAGGTGGAGGTCCCCGGCGTGCTCGGCCCGATGGCTGCCTGGCTGGTGCCCGCCGGCTCGGACGGGGAGCCGGACGGCCCGCCACTCTGGACGGTGGCGGTCCACGGCCGGGGCCACGGGCGGGTCGCCATGCTGCGCATGCTGCCCGAGCTGCACGCCGCCGGTGCCACCACGCTGATCACCACCTACCGCAACGACGTCGGCGCCCCGGCGTCACCCGATGGCCTCTACCACCTGGGCGACACCGAGTGGGAGGACCTGGAAGCTGCGGTGCGCTACGCCCGCCGCCACGGTGCCGAACGGGTCGTCCTGGTGGCCGATTCGATGGGCGGGGCCATCGCCTTCCAGTTCCTGCGTCGCTCCTCGCTGGCCGGGCTCATCGCCGGCCTGGTCCTGGACTCACCCGTGCTGGACTGGCACGAGACCCTGGTCCTAGCCGCCGCCCAGCGCCACCTGCCGCCCGCCCTCACCGTCGCCGCCAAGCGGCTGGCACGCCTGCGGGTGGGGGTGGACTGGGACCTGTTCGACCAGGTGCGCCTGGCGGACCACCTCGGCGTTCCGGCGCTGCTGATCCATGGCGAAGCCGACGCCACCGTCCCCGTCGGCCCCTCCGACCGGCTGGCCGCCGCCCGCAGCGATCTCGTCACCTATGTCCGCACCGCGGGCGACCACCTCGACTCCTGGGTGGTGGACCGGGCCCGGTGCGCCGCCGCCCTCAGCGCCTTCCTGGCCTCACCCGCCCTGGCCGGGTCGAGGCGGGCCGGCGACCGGCGGGAGCCAGGTGAGGGCGTTGTTCTGCCAGAGGTACCGCAAGGCCCCGAGGAGGCGCCGGACTTCGACTGA
- a CDS encoding LON peptidase substrate-binding domain-containing protein → MTETLGLFPLGTVLVPGERLPLHIFEPRYRELIGECLERSQPFGFIRSHGDQIGPVGTRAAVTEVLTRHPDGTFDIVVAGGRRFHLVELTAGRSFITGRVEDFEDLPDPATPDEAARCRQAFDRLLVQIGADPAASPLPSDDEALAFAIAAVVELPPALKQELLASRSERDRVRLLTEALTGPVTEDLRGREIARRAAANGHVTKD, encoded by the coding sequence GTGACCGAGACGCTCGGTCTGTTCCCTCTCGGCACCGTCCTGGTGCCCGGCGAGCGCCTCCCGCTCCATATCTTCGAGCCCCGCTACCGCGAGCTCATCGGCGAGTGCCTCGAGCGCTCGCAACCCTTCGGCTTCATCCGCAGCCATGGCGACCAGATCGGCCCCGTGGGCACCCGGGCCGCCGTCACCGAGGTGCTGACCCGCCACCCCGACGGCACCTTCGACATCGTGGTGGCCGGCGGCCGCCGGTTCCACCTGGTCGAGCTCACCGCCGGGCGCTCGTTCATCACCGGGCGGGTGGAGGACTTCGAGGACCTCCCCGACCCGGCGACCCCGGACGAGGCCGCCCGCTGCCGGCAGGCATTCGACCGCCTCCTGGTGCAGATCGGCGCCGACCCCGCCGCGTCGCCGCTGCCCTCGGACGACGAGGCCCTCGCCTTCGCCATCGCCGCCGTGGTCGAGCTACCGCCCGCCCTCAAGCAGGAGCTGCTGGCAAGCCGCTCGGAGCGCGACCGGGTCCGCCTTCTCACCGAGGCCCTCACCGGCCCGGTGACCGAGGATCTGCGGGGCCGGGAGATCGCCCGCCGGGCGGCGGCGAACGGGCATGTGACGAAGGACTGA
- a CDS encoding NAD(P)-binding domain-containing protein has product MLDAAAAREADVIVVGAGPTGIAALFEARRLGLSAVGLEAGSSPAASIRDYLSGLVLISRPTDYEVAGLPLDCRDPNQLTREDVLHYLGRVVNYGALDIREGEPVRSLTPAPGPGEWVLVETPSGTWQARHVVVTTWYRSRPPPPGLVNPDAGVRVITALHDGVEVAGRETVVVGGGLSAFEHATAVMLHGQRVTIVSRHRLPAAFRTPHFETLLAVTGSEVVEHAAELRLGERGLEFRWGIDAALRRVPCECLVLCLGHEVDPAVQEMLTKAGVLTPEEVEQVRASPTPDTMIRHGRPLQEAIAAALAAWPDFRTKLIGGVGGIRLAGGGLHIGGAHSGVRVSMRTAVLAVRDAAGVPPGPELGAGLPLPMAMARFVQMPPEEATPEVLGPIRPLRIAAWSRTAMALRSRDNFEASPQPVPGRPVAAGQSPYLLAPHPDDPVIGQILALADGSHSVADLREHLGRSVEVRRLLGALRYLWQNNALTWLPPVAGPPRPGQGG; this is encoded by the coding sequence GTGCTGGACGCTGCGGCGGCGCGGGAGGCCGACGTCATCGTGGTGGGGGCCGGCCCCACCGGCATCGCGGCCCTGTTCGAGGCCCGCCGGCTGGGGCTCTCCGCCGTGGGCCTGGAGGCCGGGAGCAGCCCGGCGGCGTCGATCCGGGACTACCTGAGTGGCCTGGTGCTCATCTCCCGCCCCACCGACTACGAGGTGGCCGGCCTTCCGCTGGACTGCCGGGACCCCAACCAGCTCACCCGGGAGGACGTGTTGCACTACCTGGGGCGGGTGGTGAACTACGGTGCCCTGGACATCCGGGAGGGCGAGCCGGTGCGCTCCCTGACGCCGGCCCCGGGCCCGGGCGAGTGGGTGCTGGTGGAGACTCCGTCGGGCACCTGGCAGGCCCGCCACGTGGTGGTCACCACCTGGTACCGCAGCCGGCCGCCCCCCCCGGGGCTGGTGAACCCGGACGCCGGGGTGCGGGTGATCACCGCCCTGCACGACGGGGTCGAGGTGGCGGGCCGGGAGACGGTGGTGGTGGGGGGCGGCCTCTCCGCCTTCGAGCACGCCACGGCGGTGATGCTGCACGGCCAGCGCGTCACCATCGTGTCCCGCCACCGCCTGCCGGCGGCGTTCCGCACGCCGCACTTCGAGACCCTGCTCGCCGTGACCGGCTCCGAGGTGGTGGAGCACGCCGCCGAGCTCCGCCTCGGTGAGCGCGGCCTGGAGTTCCGGTGGGGGATCGATGCCGCGCTGCGCCGCGTGCCGTGCGAGTGCCTCGTCCTGTGCCTGGGCCACGAGGTGGACCCCGCCGTGCAGGAGATGCTCACGAAGGCCGGCGTGCTGACCCCCGAAGAGGTCGAGCAGGTGCGGGCCTCGCCGACCCCGGACACCATGATCCGTCACGGCCGCCCCCTGCAGGAGGCCATCGCCGCCGCCCTGGCAGCCTGGCCGGACTTCCGTACGAAGCTCATCGGCGGGGTGGGCGGCATCCGCCTGGCCGGTGGGGGGCTGCACATCGGCGGCGCCCACTCGGGCGTGCGGGTGTCGATGCGCACCGCGGTGCTGGCGGTGCGGGACGCCGCCGGCGTGCCCCCCGGCCCCGAGCTGGGCGCCGGGCTGCCGCTGCCGATGGCCATGGCCCGCTTCGTGCAGATGCCGCCCGAGGAGGCGACGCCCGAGGTGCTCGGCCCGATCCGGCCGCTGCGGATCGCGGCCTGGTCGCGCACTGCGATGGCGCTGCGCAGCCGGGACAACTTTGAGGCCAGCCCGCAGCCGGTGCCCGGCCGCCCGGTGGCCGCAGGGCAGTCGCCCTACCTGCTGGCCCCGCACCCCGACGACCCGGTCATCGGCCAGATCCTGGCGCTGGCCGACGGCAGCCACTCGGTGGCCGACCTGCGGGAGCACCTCGGCCGGTCAGTCGAAGTCCGGCGCCTCCTCGGGGCCTTGCGGTACCTCTGGCAGAACAACGCCCTCACCTGGCTCCCGCCGGTCGCCGGCCCGCCTCGACCCGGCCAGGGCGGGTGA